From Oncorhynchus keta strain PuntledgeMale-10-30-2019 chromosome 25, Oket_V2, whole genome shotgun sequence, one genomic window encodes:
- the LOC118358277 gene encoding angiopoietin-related protein 2-like translates to MELPAVVLLFLVYGLVSGAQQPQGQGNRQESNPQARSQGRTSSQEFERSQDGLEREFLYSGRRSRRALADSQQPDGCSYTFIVPQQKVTGAICVNRKEPEAVLENRVNKQELELLNGELQKQKRQIETLQQLVEVDGGIVNEVKLLRKESRNMNSRVTQLYMQLLHEIIRKRDNSLELSQMENRILNQTSEMQQLTNRYKDLEHKYQHLTSLANNQSVLIALLEEQCQGQPVSLPRPVPVPQPRPQPPPAPSPPINKPYQPPTYPRLTNQINNEIQSDQKSVLPVLPTMPSGTGSPSTTNKPSGPWKDCLQALEDGHTASGMYLVKPENANRLMQVWCDQRHDPGGWTVIQRRLDGSVNFFRNWETYKQGFGNIDGEYWLGLENIYWLTNQGNYKLLVTLEDWSGRKVFAEYASFRLEPEADFYKLRVGRYHGNAGDSLTWHNGKQFTTLDRDHDVYTGNCAHYQKGGWWYNACAHSNLNGVWYRGGHYRSRYQDGVYWAEFRGGAYSLKKVSMMIRPNPNTFH, encoded by the exons ATGGAGCTCCCTGCAGTGGTGCTGCTGTTCCTGGTGTATGGTCTGGTGTCTGGAGCCCAGCAGCCCCAGGGCCAGGGGAACCGCCAGGAGAGCAACCCCCAGGCCAGGAGCCAGGGCAGAACCTCATCCCAGGAGTTTGAGAGGAGTCAggatggtctggagagagagttCCTGTATTCTGGGCGGAGGAGCAGACGGGCCCTCGCCGACTCCCAGCAGCCTGACGGTTGTTCATACACCTTTATCGTTCCCCAGCAGAAGGTGACAGGGGCCATCTGTGTGAACCGCAAGGAGCCGGAAGCAGTGCTGGAGAACCGCGTCAACAAGCAGGAGCTGGAGCTGCTGAACGGGGAGCTGCAGAAGCAGAAGAGGCAGATCGAGACGCTGCAGCAGCTAGTGGAGGTGGACGGAGGCATTGTCAACGAGGTCAAGCTGCTGAGGAAGGAGAGCAGGAACATGAATTCAAGGGTGACCCAGCTCTACATGCAGCTTCTTCACGAGATCATCAGGAAGAGGGACAACTCCCTGGAGCTGTCCCAGATGGAGAACCGCATCCTCAACCAGACCTCTGAGATGCAACAGCTCACTAACCGCTACAAGGACCTGGAGCACAAGTACCAGCACCTGACCTCTCTGGCCAACAACCAGTCGGTCCTCATCGCCCTGCTGGAGGAGCAGTGTCAGGGTCAGCCGGTCAGCCTCCCTCGCCCAGTCCCTGTACCCCAGCCCAGGCCTCAGCCCCCACCCGCACCATCACCACCCATCAACAAGCCCTACCAACCTCCCACCTACCCACGCCTCACCAACCAGATAAACAACGAGATTCAGAGTGACCAGAAGTCTGTGCTGCCTGTCCTTCCTACCATGCCCAGTGGCACAGGCAGCCCTTCTACCACCAACAAACCCTCTG GGCCATGGAAGGACTGCCTGCAGGCCCTGGAGGATGGCCACACGGCTAGTGGCATGTACCTAGTGAAGCCAGAGAACGCCAACAGGCTGATGCAGGTGTGGTGTGACCAGAGACATGACCCTGGTGGCTGGACTGTCATCCAGAGGAGGCTGGACGGATCAGTCAACTTCTTCAGGAACTGGGAGACTTATAAG CAAGGCTTTGGAAACATAGATGGAGAGTATTGGCTGGGCCTGGAGAACATCTACTGGCTGACCAACCAGGGGAACTACAAGCTGCTGGTGACTCTGGAGGACTGGTCTGGTAGGAAGGTGTTTGCAGAGTATGCCAGCTTCAGGCTGGAGCCTGAGGCAGACTTCTACAAACTCAGGGTGGGCCGCTACCATGGCAACGCCGGAGACTCCCTCACCTGGCACAACGGCAAACAGTTTACTACGCTGGACAGAGACCATGATGTGTATACAG GTAACTGTGCCCACTACCAGAAGGGAGGCTGGTGGTACAATGCATGTGCCCATTCTAACCTCAATGGAGTATGGTACAGAGGTGGACACTACCGCAGTCGCTACCAAGATGGAGTCTACTGGGCTGAATTCAGAGGAGGGGCCTACTCCCTGAAGAAAGTATCTATGATGATAAGACCGAACCCAAACACCTTTCATTAA